From Glycine soja cultivar W05 chromosome 4, ASM419377v2, whole genome shotgun sequence, the proteins below share one genomic window:
- the LOC114408838 gene encoding aminopeptidase M1-like isoform X1 — protein MDQFKGQPRLPKFVVPKRYDIRLKPDLVAHRFAGSVAVNLDIVAATSFIVLNAAELDVSNDAVSFTNQDSSKVIKPSRVELFENDEILVLEFPEELPIGFGVLSIRFEGILNDRMKGFYRSTYEHNGEKKTMAVTQFEPADARRCFPCWDEPACKATFKITLDVPSELVALSNMPIVEEITDGDLKTVSYQESPIMSTYLVAVVVGLFDYVEDHTSDGVKVRVYCQVGKANQGKFALDVAVKTLELYKGYFATPYSLPKLDMIAIPDFAAGAMENYGLVTYRETALLYDDQHSAAANKQRVATVVAHELAHQWFGNLVTMEWWTHLWLNEGFATWVSYLATDSCFPEWKIWSQFLHESTEGLKLDGLAESHPIEVEINHACEIDEIFDAISYRKGASVIRMLQSYLGAECFQRSLASYIKRHACSNAKTEDLWAALEEGSGEPVNKLMTSWTKQKGYPVVSVKINDQKLEFNQSQFLSSGAQGEGHWIVPITLCFGSYDVHKSFLLQSKSETHDVKDFLGSTHKGLNCWIKLNVDQAGFYRVKYDELLAARLRYAVEKQLLSASDRFGILDDSFALCMACQESLTSLINLMGSYREEVDYTVLSNLITVMLFFKSCSFITWVIYVGHNSNSFVWQISLKVQRIAADAVPDLLEYFKQFFINLFQYSAERLGWEPKPGESHVDAMLRGEILTALAMFGHDLTLDEASKRFQAFLENRNTPLLPPDIRKAAYVAVMQRASKSNRSGYESLLKVYKEADLSQEKTRILGSLASSRDPDLILEALNFMLSSEVRSQDAVFGLAVTREGRDVAWAWLKENWEHLIKTYGSGFLITRFVGAVVSPFASFEKAKEVEEFFATHAMPSIARTLRQSLERVKINANWVQSVQNENRLGDAMKELAYRVY, from the exons ATGGATCAGTTCAAAGGACAGCCTCGCCTTCCGAAATTCGTCGTTCCGAAACGCTATGACATTAGGCTCAAGCCCGACCTCGTCGCGCACCGTTTTGCAGGTTCCGTCGCCGTCAACCTCGACATCGTCGCCGCCACCTCTTTCATCGTTCTCAATGCCGCCGAACTCGACGTTAGCAACGACGCCGTTTCATTCACCAACCAAGATTCCTCCAAG GTTATTAAACCTTCTCGAGTTGAGTTGTTTGAAAATGATGAGATTCTGGTTTTGGAGTTCCCAGAGGAATTACCTATTGGCTTCGGTGTCTTGTCCATTCGCTTTGAAGGAATCTTGAATGATAGAATGAAAGGCTTCTACCGAAG TACCTATGAGCACAATGGTGAGAAGAAGACTATGGCAGTTACACAGTTTGAACCAGCTGATGCCAGGCGATGCTTTCCTTGTTGGGATGAACCTGCTTGCAAG GCTACTTTCAAGATCACATTGGATGTGCCTTCAGAGCTCGTTGCTCTTTCCAACATGCCAATTGTTGAAGAAATAACAGACGGAGATCTGAAAACAGTCTCGTATCAAGAATCACCAATTATGTCTACATATTTGGTTGCGGTTGTTGTTGGTTTATTTGATTATGTGGAAGATCATACCTCAGATG GGGTCAAAGTCCGGGTGTATTGTCAAGTTGGTAAGGCAAACCAGGGGAAATTTGCACTTGATGTAGCTGTGAAAACTTTGGAACTATACAAGGG TTACTTTGCCACTCCCTACTCGCTGCCAAAATTGGATATGATTGCAATCCCTGATTTCGCTGCTGGAGCCATGGAGAACTATGGTTTAGTTACATATCGGGAGACTGCTTTGCTATATGATGACCAGCATTCTGCTGCTGCAAATAAACAGAGG GTTGCAACTGTAGTAGCTCATGAACTAGCACACCAGTGGTTTGGCAACCTTGTTACAATGGAGTGGTGGACACATTTGTGGCTGAATGAGGGGTTTGCAACATGG GTGAGCTATTTAGCCACTGATAGCTGTTTTCCTGAGTGGAAAATATGGTCTCAATTTCTTCATGAATCTACTGAGGGTCTTAAGCTGGATGGACTTGCGGAGTCCCACCCAATTGAG GTAGAGATCAATCATGCTTGTGAGAttgatgaaatatttgatgCAATAAGTTATAGAAAAGGTGCATCTGTAATTAGGATGCTGCAAAGCTATCTTGGTGCCGAATGCTTTCAG AGGTCGCTGgcttcatatataaaaagacaTGCTTGCTCAAATGCTAAGACTGAGGATCTATGGGCTGCACTTGAGGAAGGATCTGGTGAACCTGTGAACAAGTTAATGACCTCATGGACAAAGCAGAAGGGATATCCTGTTGTATCTGTTAAAATCAATGATCAGAAATTGGAATTTAATCAG TCGCAATTCTTGTCAAGTGGTGCTCAAGGAGAAGGCCATTGGATTGTTCCAATAACATTATGCTTTGGCTCTTATGATGTCCACAAGAGTTTCCTCTTGCAATCAAAATCTGAAACACATGATGTCAAAGATTTCCTTGGTTCCACACACAAAGGTTTAAATTGTTGGATTAAACTTAATGTGGATCAGGCTGGTTTCTACAGGGTGAAGTATGATGAGCTGCTTGCTGCTAGACTTAGATATGCAGTAGAGAAACAACTCTTATCTGCATCAGACCGATTTG GCattttggatgattcatttgcacTTTGTATGGCTTGCCAGGAATCATTGACCTCCTTGATTAACTTGATGGGATCTTACAGGGAGGAAGTTGATTATACCGTGTTGTCTAACCTGATAACTGTAATGTTATTTTTCAAATCTTGTTCATTCATTACTTGGGTTATATATGTTGGACATAATTCCAATTCTTTTGTTTGGCAGATAAGTCTTAAAGTTCAACGTATTGCAGCTGATGCAGTACCAGACTTACTAGAATATTTCAAGCAGTTCTTTATTAACCTTTTTCAGTACTCTGCTGA GAGGCTTGGTTGGGAGCCTAAACCAGGAGAGAGTCATGTAGATGCAATGTTGAGAGGAGAAATTTTGACTGCCCTTGCTATGTTTGGTCACGATTTAACACTGGATGAAGCAAGCAAGCGTTTTCAGGCATTCTTAGAAAACAGAAATACACCACTTCTTCCACCTGATATAAGAAAG GCGGCATATGTAGCTGTAATGCAACGGGCAAGCAAATCTAACAGATCGGGTTATGAATCCCTTTTGAAAGTATATAAGGAAGCTGACCTAAGTCAGGAGAAAACACGTATTCTGG GCTCTCTGGCATCTTCACGTGATCCAGATCTAATTCTTGAAGCTCTAAACTTCATGTTGTCATCTGAG GTTCGTAGTCAGGATGCTGTTTTTGGACTTGCTGTTACCCGGGAAGGACGAGATGTAGCTTGGGCATGGCTTAAG GAAAATTGGGAACACCTCATAAAAACATATGGTTCAGGATTTTTGATAACTCGGTTTGTCGGTGCAGTTGTCTCACCG TTTGCTTCCTTTGAGAAGGCCAAGGAGGTAGAGGAATTCTTTGCTACCCACGCTATGCCATCCATTGCTAGAACGTTAAGGCAGAGCCTTGAGCGGGTCAAAATCAATGCAAATTGGGTTCAGAGTGTTCAGAACGAAAATAGGCTTGGTGATGCTATGAAGGAATTGGCATACAGAGTTTACTAG
- the LOC114408838 gene encoding aminopeptidase M1-like isoform X2, whose product MDQFKGQPRLPKFVVPKRYDIRLKPDLVAHRFAGSVAVNLDIVAATSFIVLNAAELDVSNDAVSFTNQDSSKVIKPSRVELFENDEILVLEFPEELPIGFGVLSIRFEGILNDRMKGFYRSTYEHNGEKKTMAVTQFEPADARRCFPCWDEPACKATFKITLDVPSELVALSNMPIVEEITDGDLKTVSYQESPIMSTYLVAVVVGLFDYVEDHTSDGVKVRVYCQVGKANQGKFALDVAVKTLELYKGYFATPYSLPKLDMIAIPDFAAGAMENYGLVTYRETALLYDDQHSAAANKQRVATVVAHELAHQWFGNLVTMEWWTHLWLNEGFATWVSYLATDSCFPEWKIWSQFLHESTEGLKLDGLAESHPIEVEINHACEIDEIFDAISYRKGASVIRMLQSYLGAECFQRSLASYIKRHACSNAKTEDLWAALEEGSGEPVNKLMTSWTKQKGYPVVSVKINDQKLEFNQSQFLSSGAQGEGHWIVPITLCFGSYDVHKSFLLQSKSETHDVKDFLGSTHKGLNCWIKLNVDQAGFYRVKYDELLAARLRYAVEKQLLSASDRFGILDDSFALCMACQESLTSLINLMGSYREEVDYTVLSNLITISLKVQRIAADAVPDLLEYFKQFFINLFQYSAERLGWEPKPGESHVDAMLRGEILTALAMFGHDLTLDEASKRFQAFLENRNTPLLPPDIRKAAYVAVMQRASKSNRSGYESLLKVYKEADLSQEKTRILGSLASSRDPDLILEALNFMLSSEVRSQDAVFGLAVTREGRDVAWAWLKENWEHLIKTYGSGFLITRFVGAVVSPFASFEKAKEVEEFFATHAMPSIARTLRQSLERVKINANWVQSVQNENRLGDAMKELAYRVY is encoded by the exons ATGGATCAGTTCAAAGGACAGCCTCGCCTTCCGAAATTCGTCGTTCCGAAACGCTATGACATTAGGCTCAAGCCCGACCTCGTCGCGCACCGTTTTGCAGGTTCCGTCGCCGTCAACCTCGACATCGTCGCCGCCACCTCTTTCATCGTTCTCAATGCCGCCGAACTCGACGTTAGCAACGACGCCGTTTCATTCACCAACCAAGATTCCTCCAAG GTTATTAAACCTTCTCGAGTTGAGTTGTTTGAAAATGATGAGATTCTGGTTTTGGAGTTCCCAGAGGAATTACCTATTGGCTTCGGTGTCTTGTCCATTCGCTTTGAAGGAATCTTGAATGATAGAATGAAAGGCTTCTACCGAAG TACCTATGAGCACAATGGTGAGAAGAAGACTATGGCAGTTACACAGTTTGAACCAGCTGATGCCAGGCGATGCTTTCCTTGTTGGGATGAACCTGCTTGCAAG GCTACTTTCAAGATCACATTGGATGTGCCTTCAGAGCTCGTTGCTCTTTCCAACATGCCAATTGTTGAAGAAATAACAGACGGAGATCTGAAAACAGTCTCGTATCAAGAATCACCAATTATGTCTACATATTTGGTTGCGGTTGTTGTTGGTTTATTTGATTATGTGGAAGATCATACCTCAGATG GGGTCAAAGTCCGGGTGTATTGTCAAGTTGGTAAGGCAAACCAGGGGAAATTTGCACTTGATGTAGCTGTGAAAACTTTGGAACTATACAAGGG TTACTTTGCCACTCCCTACTCGCTGCCAAAATTGGATATGATTGCAATCCCTGATTTCGCTGCTGGAGCCATGGAGAACTATGGTTTAGTTACATATCGGGAGACTGCTTTGCTATATGATGACCAGCATTCTGCTGCTGCAAATAAACAGAGG GTTGCAACTGTAGTAGCTCATGAACTAGCACACCAGTGGTTTGGCAACCTTGTTACAATGGAGTGGTGGACACATTTGTGGCTGAATGAGGGGTTTGCAACATGG GTGAGCTATTTAGCCACTGATAGCTGTTTTCCTGAGTGGAAAATATGGTCTCAATTTCTTCATGAATCTACTGAGGGTCTTAAGCTGGATGGACTTGCGGAGTCCCACCCAATTGAG GTAGAGATCAATCATGCTTGTGAGAttgatgaaatatttgatgCAATAAGTTATAGAAAAGGTGCATCTGTAATTAGGATGCTGCAAAGCTATCTTGGTGCCGAATGCTTTCAG AGGTCGCTGgcttcatatataaaaagacaTGCTTGCTCAAATGCTAAGACTGAGGATCTATGGGCTGCACTTGAGGAAGGATCTGGTGAACCTGTGAACAAGTTAATGACCTCATGGACAAAGCAGAAGGGATATCCTGTTGTATCTGTTAAAATCAATGATCAGAAATTGGAATTTAATCAG TCGCAATTCTTGTCAAGTGGTGCTCAAGGAGAAGGCCATTGGATTGTTCCAATAACATTATGCTTTGGCTCTTATGATGTCCACAAGAGTTTCCTCTTGCAATCAAAATCTGAAACACATGATGTCAAAGATTTCCTTGGTTCCACACACAAAGGTTTAAATTGTTGGATTAAACTTAATGTGGATCAGGCTGGTTTCTACAGGGTGAAGTATGATGAGCTGCTTGCTGCTAGACTTAGATATGCAGTAGAGAAACAACTCTTATCTGCATCAGACCGATTTG GCattttggatgattcatttgcacTTTGTATGGCTTGCCAGGAATCATTGACCTCCTTGATTAACTTGATGGGATCTTACAGGGAGGAAGTTGATTATACCGTGTTGTCTAACCTGATAACT ATAAGTCTTAAAGTTCAACGTATTGCAGCTGATGCAGTACCAGACTTACTAGAATATTTCAAGCAGTTCTTTATTAACCTTTTTCAGTACTCTGCTGA GAGGCTTGGTTGGGAGCCTAAACCAGGAGAGAGTCATGTAGATGCAATGTTGAGAGGAGAAATTTTGACTGCCCTTGCTATGTTTGGTCACGATTTAACACTGGATGAAGCAAGCAAGCGTTTTCAGGCATTCTTAGAAAACAGAAATACACCACTTCTTCCACCTGATATAAGAAAG GCGGCATATGTAGCTGTAATGCAACGGGCAAGCAAATCTAACAGATCGGGTTATGAATCCCTTTTGAAAGTATATAAGGAAGCTGACCTAAGTCAGGAGAAAACACGTATTCTGG GCTCTCTGGCATCTTCACGTGATCCAGATCTAATTCTTGAAGCTCTAAACTTCATGTTGTCATCTGAG GTTCGTAGTCAGGATGCTGTTTTTGGACTTGCTGTTACCCGGGAAGGACGAGATGTAGCTTGGGCATGGCTTAAG GAAAATTGGGAACACCTCATAAAAACATATGGTTCAGGATTTTTGATAACTCGGTTTGTCGGTGCAGTTGTCTCACCG TTTGCTTCCTTTGAGAAGGCCAAGGAGGTAGAGGAATTCTTTGCTACCCACGCTATGCCATCCATTGCTAGAACGTTAAGGCAGAGCCTTGAGCGGGTCAAAATCAATGCAAATTGGGTTCAGAGTGTTCAGAACGAAAATAGGCTTGGTGATGCTATGAAGGAATTGGCATACAGAGTTTACTAG
- the LOC114408843 gene encoding protein phosphatase 2C 77-like, which translates to MEEMSTTVTVPWRVGNSVCDKPTIATHMDVSRIKLMADAGLLSNSITKVSDETFIGSDENHDSGCHEDEIGITAVTAPEQQREGEIPMLDMISQNISSLVVGDEVLTPEIEEDDLISLEGDPIIDSSSLSVASEHSSICGDEFISSEVSSDLGTTSSKDIGKSISTVKIAARATDLSMSNVEADVAVSLEETGVRSGSKPTTGVFHQLTLERSVSGTVGRSVFELDCTPLWGFTSVCGKRPEMEDAVATVPRFLKIPIEMLTGDRLPDGINKCFGQQTIHFFGVYDGHGGSQVAKYCRERMHLALAEEIESVKEGLLVENTKNDCRDLWKNTFTNCFLKVDAEVGGEVNREPVAPETVGSTSVVAIICSSHIIVSNCGDSRAVLCRGKEPMALSVDHKPNRDDEYARIEATGGKVIQWNGHRVFGVLAMSRSIGDRYLKPWIIPDPEVTFLPRAKDDECLILASDGLWDVMTNEEVCDIARRRILLWHKKNGLALPSERGEGIDPAAQAAAEYLSNRALQKGSKDNITVIVVDLKAQRKFKSKT; encoded by the exons ATGGAGGAGATGTCAACCACGGTTACAGTGCCATGGAGAGTAGGTAATTCAGTGTGTGATAAGCCAACCATAGCTACCCACATGGATGTATCCAGAATTAAGCTGATGGCAGATGCAGGGTTGTTATCCAATTCTATAACTAAGGTTTCCGATGAAACTTTTATAGGTTCAGATGAGAATCATGACAGTGGTTGTCATGAGGATGAAATTGGTATTACAGCAGTCACAGCTCCAGAACAGCAAAGAGAAGGGGAAATTCCGATGTTGGATATGATATCCCAAAATATAAGCTCTCTGGTTGTTGGTGATGAAGTTTTAACCccagaaattgaggaggatgattTGATATCACTGGAAGGTGATCCAATTATTGATAGCTCTTCACTTTCAGTAGCCAGTGAACATAGTAGTATTTGTGGAGATGAGTTCATCAGTTCTGAGGTTTCTTCAGATTTAGGGACAACAAGTTCCAAAGACATAGGAAAGAGCATCTCCACTGTCAAAATTGCAGCCAGGGCTACTGATTTGAGTATGTCAAATGTAGAGGCAGATGTGGCAGTGAGCCTTGAAGAGACAGGAGTTAGATCTGGCTCAAAGCCTACTACAGGTGTTTTTCACCAACTAACTCTGGAAAGATCTGTGAGTGGAACAGTAGGTAGAAGTGTTTTTGAATTAGATTGTACCCCACTATGGGGATTTACATCTGTGTGTGGAAAAAGGCCTGAGATGGAAGATGCAGTTGCAACTGTTCCTCGATTTTTGAAAATTCCTATTGAAATGCTAACTGGTGATAGGTTACCTGATGGAATAAACAAATGTTTCGGTCAGCAGACAATACATTTCTTTGGAGTCTATGATGGGCATGGTGGCTCTCAG GTGGCAAAGTATTGCCGTGAGCGCATGCATTTGGCCTTGGCTGAGGAAATCGAATCTGTCAAGGAAGGTCTATTAGTTGAAAATACCAAGAATGATTGTAGAGATCTGTGGAAAAACACTTTCACCAATTGTTTTTTGAAGGTTGATGCTGAAGTTGGGGGGGAAGTTAATCGTGAGCCTGTTGCCCCAGAAACTGTTGGATCCACTTCTGTTGTTGCTATTATctgttcatctcatatcatagTTTCAAACTGTGGTGATTCAAGAGCGGTTCTGTGTCGTGGCAAAGAACCCATGGCGCTATCTGTTGATCATAAA CCAAATCGAGATGATGAATATGCAAGAATTGAGGCCACTGGAGGCAAGGTGATACAATGGAATGGTCACCGAGTATTTGGTGTTCTAGCAATGTCAAGGTCTATTG GTGATAGGTATTTGAAGCCATGGATTATTCCAGACCCCGAGGTGACGTTTCTTCCTCGTGCGAAAGATGATGAATGCCTCATTCTGGCCAGTGATGGCCTGTGGGATGTCATGACCAACGAAGAGGTGTGTGACATTGCTCGGCGGCGCATACTTCTCTGGCACAAGAAAAATGGCTTGGCATTGCCCTCAGAAAGGGGAGAGGGAATTGATCCTGCTGCACAAGCAGCTGCAGAGTACCTATCGAACCGTGCTCTTCAGAAAGGAAGCAAAGACAACATCACTGTAATTGTGGTGGATTTGAAAGCTCAAAGAAAATTTAAGAGCAAGACTTGA
- the LOC114408841 gene encoding protein translocase subunit SecA, chloroplastic-like, translating to MKEAERFLILSNIDRLWKEHLQALKFVQQAVGLRGYAQRDPLIEYKLEGYNLFLDMMAQIRRNVMYSVYQFEPVLVEQDQDKTENRKSGKRNARTQVNPNPDPVGTVEPSTSSTTS from the exons ATGAAAGAGGCAGAGCGGTTCCTAATCTTAAGCAATATCGATCGCCTGTGGAAAGAACATCTGCAGGCACTAAAATTTGTTCAGCAAGCCGTGGGGTTACGGGGATATGCGCAGCGGGATCCTCTTATTGAGTATAAGCTTGAAGGCTATAACCTTTTCTTGGATATGATGGCACAAATAAGAAGAAATGTCATGTATTCTGTGTATCAG TTTGAACCTGTCCTGGTAGAGCAAGATCAGGACAAAACAGAGAATCGGAAATCAGGAAAACGTAATGCACGCACTCAGGTTAATCCAAACCCTGATCCAGTTGGCACTGTCGAGCCTTCAACGTCAAGTACTACTTCCTAA
- the LOC114408839 gene encoding uncharacterized protein LOC114408839, with translation MAMEKTTLFVLLLNVLLVFSASLVSAEQQSHASAVGDPGMQRDGLRVAFEAWNFCNEVGQEAPHMGSLRAADCFDLSGSLTHKVTQADNRLGVGDSFPGINPENINNTDLYAIEKELYLGSLCEVADTPRPWLFWMVMLKNGNYDTRSGLCPQDGKKVPPFSPGRFPCFGQGCMNQPIVCHQWTQLKDGSMQGGFSGTYDLDSGCGGEQDGVSYYEVVWEKKVNVGSWMFKHKLRTSKKYPWLMLYLRADATKGFSGGYHYDTRGMLKTLPESPNFKKLSLDIKKGGGGKSQFYPLDIGSCWKNNGTPCDGDVLTDVARYSEMIINPENPAWCSPKGLANCPTFHITPDNKKIFRNGTANFPYSAYHYYCAPGNAQHLEQPVSTCDPYSNPQAQEIVQLLPHPIWGQYGYPTKKGDGWVGDARTWELDVGRLSSRLYFY, from the exons ATGGCAATGGAGAAGACAACATTGTTTGTGTTGTTGTTGAATGTGCTTCTTGTGTTCAGTGCCTCTCTTGTGTCCGCAGAGCAACAAAGTCATGCCTCAGCTGTAGGGGACCCAGGAATGCAAAGAGATGGTTTAAGGGTGGCCTTTGAAGCTTGGAACTTCTGCAATGAAGTTGGTCAAGAAGCTCCTCACATGGGTAGTCTAAGAGCTGCTGATTGTTTTGATCTTTCAG GTTCTCTGACTCACAAGGTCACACAAGCTGATAACAGACTTGGGGTGGGGGACTCATTTCCTGGTATAAATCCAGAAAATATCAACAACACTGACCTTTATGCAATTGAAAAGGAATTGTATTTGGGTTCTCTATGTGAAGTTGCAGACACCCCAAGGCCTTGGCTGTTTTGGATGGTAATGCTGAAAAATGGAAACTATGACACCAGGTCTGGGTTATGTCCTCAGGACGGGAAAAAGGTACCCCCTTTTAGCCCGGGAAGGTTTCCTTGTTTTGGACAAGGGTGCATGAACCAACCCATCGTGTGTCATCAATGGACACAGCTCAAAGATGGCTCAATGCAAGGGGGGTTCAGTGGTACTTATGATTTGGATTCTGGTTGTGGAGGTGAACAGGATGGTGTGTCTTACTATGAGGTAGTTTGGGAGAAGAAAGTTAATGTTGGGAGTTGGATGTTCAAACACAAATTAAGGACTTCAAAGAAGTACCCTTGGTTGATGTTGTACCTTAGAGCTGATGCAACCAAAGGATTCTCTGGAGGTTACCATTATGACACAAGGGGAATGCTAAAAACT CTTCCAGAATCAccaaatttcaaaaagttgagCTTGGACATCAAGAAGGGGGGAGGTGGCAAGAGCCAATTCTACCCTTTAGACATTGGAAGCTGTTGGAAGAACAATGGTACTCCTTGTGATGGAGATGTACTGACTGATGTCGCTAGATATAGTGAGATGATCATAAACCCTGAAAACCCAGCTTGGTGCAGCCCCAAAGGCTTGGCTAACTGTCCAACATTTCATATCACTCCAGACAacaaaaaaatcttcagaaatgGCACAGCCAATTTCCCCTACTCAGCATATCACTATTACTGTGCTCCTGGGAATGCTCAACACTTGGAGCAACCAGTGAGCACTTGTGATCCTTATAGTAATCCTCAAGCACAAGAGATAGTTCAGTTGCTTCCTCACCCTATTTGGGGTCAGTATGGCTATCCCACCAAAAAAGGTGATGGTTGGGTGGGGGATGCAAGGACTTGGGAGCTTGATGTTGGAAGGCTATCAAGTAGACTGTACTTTTATTAG